A single region of the Nocardioides aurantiacus genome encodes:
- a CDS encoding SDR family NAD(P)-dependent oxidoreductase — MDLQDARVLVAGASGALGGQLADLLHERGARVVAAGRDADRTAAVASRVGTEPLLFDAVDTDSCRATVTAAAEQLGGLDALVVCVGVAGFGPAVDADDAVVEELFAVDVLGPMALVRAASAAMGERGTVVVLSAILADLPTARMAEYSAAKSALATWLEVLRREERRRLTVVDVRPPHLDTGLDGRALAGEPPRLPAPFPSADVVTAVVEAMAADKREVVFVDGALVVR, encoded by the coding sequence GTGGACCTGCAGGACGCACGGGTGCTGGTGGCGGGCGCGTCGGGGGCACTGGGAGGCCAGCTGGCCGACCTGCTGCACGAGCGGGGCGCCCGGGTGGTCGCGGCGGGTCGCGACGCCGACCGGACCGCGGCGGTCGCCTCGCGGGTCGGGACCGAGCCGCTGCTCTTCGACGCCGTCGACACCGACTCCTGCCGCGCCACGGTCACCGCGGCGGCCGAGCAGCTCGGCGGCCTCGACGCGCTGGTGGTCTGCGTGGGCGTCGCGGGGTTCGGTCCCGCGGTCGACGCCGACGACGCGGTGGTCGAGGAGCTGTTCGCGGTCGACGTGCTCGGCCCGATGGCGCTGGTGCGGGCCGCCTCGGCGGCGATGGGCGAGCGCGGCACGGTCGTGGTCCTCTCGGCGATCCTGGCCGACCTGCCGACGGCCCGGATGGCGGAGTACTCCGCGGCCAAGAGCGCGCTGGCGACCTGGCTGGAGGTGCTCCGACGCGAGGAGCGACGCCGGCTCACCGTGGTCGACGTGCGCCCGCCGCACCTCGACACCGGCCTCGACGGCCGGGCGCTCGCCGGGGAGCCGCCGCGCCTGCCGGCGCCGTTCCCCTCGGCCGACGTCGTCACCGCCGTCGTGGAGGCCATGGCGGCCGACAAGCGCGAGGTGGTGTTCGTCGACGGCGCCCTGGTGGTGCGCTGA
- a CDS encoding TerC family protein → MTVPTWVWIATVVGIVGMLLFDFVFHVRKAHVPTLKEASVWSALYVGIAILFGLGVLVFGGGTMGGEYFAGYITEKALSVDNLFVFLIIMGSFRVPREDQQKVLLFGIVFALIARTGFIFLGATLINQFAWVFYLFGLILIMTAGNMLKGEVSDEDSHEDQNFIVKIAKKFIRTSEEYDGDKLTTVVDGKKMLTPMVLVMVAIGGTDILFALDSIPAIFGLTQNTFIVFTATAFSLLGLRQLFFLIEGLLERLIYLSYGLAAILAFIGVKLIIHALHENNVPFINNGEHVDVVEISTGLSLGVIIGVLVVTVVASLTSKKGRAKTAAGNAKRHARDYMDLGYTQDEAERERIYGLLVKEIEQIRAQGEKGKALAREDDKLMELFEAAKKRHAETVGEESASRL, encoded by the coding sequence ATGACCGTGCCCACCTGGGTGTGGATCGCGACCGTCGTCGGCATCGTGGGGATGCTGCTCTTCGACTTCGTCTTCCACGTGCGCAAGGCCCACGTGCCGACGCTCAAGGAGGCCTCGGTCTGGTCGGCGCTCTACGTCGGGATCGCGATCCTCTTCGGCCTGGGCGTGCTCGTCTTCGGCGGCGGGACCATGGGCGGGGAGTACTTCGCCGGCTACATCACCGAGAAGGCGCTCTCGGTCGACAACCTGTTCGTCTTCCTCATCATCATGGGCAGCTTCCGGGTGCCCCGCGAGGACCAGCAGAAGGTGCTGCTGTTCGGCATCGTGTTCGCGCTGATCGCGCGCACCGGCTTCATCTTCCTGGGTGCGACGCTGATCAACCAGTTCGCCTGGGTGTTCTACCTCTTCGGCCTGATCCTCATCATGACCGCGGGCAACATGCTCAAGGGCGAGGTGAGCGACGAGGACAGCCACGAGGACCAGAACTTCATCGTCAAGATCGCCAAGAAGTTCATCCGCACCTCCGAGGAGTACGACGGCGACAAGCTGACCACCGTCGTGGACGGCAAGAAGATGCTGACCCCGATGGTGCTCGTCATGGTCGCCATCGGCGGCACCGACATCCTGTTCGCGCTCGACTCGATCCCGGCGATCTTCGGCCTGACCCAGAACACCTTCATCGTCTTCACCGCGACGGCGTTCTCGCTGCTCGGCCTGCGCCAGCTGTTCTTCCTCATCGAGGGCCTGCTCGAGCGCCTGATCTACCTCTCCTACGGCCTGGCCGCGATCCTGGCCTTCATCGGCGTGAAGCTGATCATCCACGCGCTGCACGAGAACAACGTCCCGTTCATCAACAACGGCGAGCACGTCGACGTCGTGGAGATCAGCACCGGTCTCTCGCTCGGCGTCATCATCGGCGTCCTGGTGGTCACCGTCGTGGCCTCGCTGACCTCCAAGAAGGGCCGCGCCAAGACCGCGGCCGGCAACGCCAAGCGCCACGCCCGCGACTACATGGACCTCGGCTACACCCAGGACGAGGCCGAGCGCGAGCGGATCTACGGCCTGCTCGTCAAGGAGATCGAGCAGATCCGGGCCCAGGGCGAGAAGGGCAAGGCCCTGGCCCGCGAGGACGACAAGCTGATGGAGCTCTTCGAGGCCGCCAAGAAGCGGCACGCCGAGACCGTCGGCGAGGAGTCGGCCTCCCGATTGTAG
- the dnaB gene encoding replicative DNA helicase has product MPPQDLHAEQSVLGSMLMSKDAIGDVNEEIGGADFYKPAHEMIYDVVVDLYGRGEPADPVTVKAELERRGQLERVGGATYLFTLESSVPIAANAGYYASIVREKAILRKLVDAGTRIAQMGYAGEGEIDSVVDVAQQEIYAIGEKRAQEDYAPLSAIMESTLDEIEAISANDGTTSGVPTGFADLDELCNGFSGGQMVIVAARPAMGKSTLALDFCRAASIHNNLTSCFFSLEMSKSEITMRLLSAEAKIPLNHIRKGPMSEDDWAKLVPKMGQVSGAPMFIDDSPNMTMMEIRAKARRLKQRHDLKLIVIDYLQLMSSGKKVESRQVEVSEFSRQIKLLAKELDVPVIALSQLNRGPEQRADKRPMMSDLRESGSIEQDADIVMLLHREDAYEKESTRAGEADIIVAKHRNGPTRDVVVSFQGHYSRFVDMAH; this is encoded by the coding sequence ATGCCCCCCCAGGACCTGCACGCCGAGCAGAGCGTCCTCGGCTCGATGCTGATGTCCAAGGACGCGATCGGCGACGTCAACGAGGAGATCGGCGGCGCCGACTTCTACAAGCCGGCCCACGAGATGATCTACGACGTCGTCGTGGACCTCTACGGCCGCGGCGAGCCGGCCGACCCGGTGACGGTCAAGGCCGAGCTGGAGCGGCGCGGCCAGCTCGAGCGGGTCGGCGGCGCGACCTACCTGTTCACCCTGGAGTCGAGCGTCCCGATCGCGGCCAACGCCGGCTACTACGCCTCGATCGTGCGTGAGAAGGCGATCCTGCGCAAGCTCGTCGACGCCGGCACCCGCATCGCCCAGATGGGCTACGCCGGCGAGGGCGAGATCGACTCGGTCGTCGACGTCGCCCAGCAGGAGATCTACGCCATCGGCGAGAAGCGGGCCCAGGAGGACTACGCCCCGCTCTCGGCGATCATGGAGTCGACCCTCGACGAGATCGAGGCCATCTCGGCCAACGACGGGACCACCAGCGGCGTGCCCACCGGCTTCGCCGACCTCGACGAGCTGTGCAACGGCTTCTCCGGCGGCCAGATGGTGATCGTCGCCGCGCGTCCCGCCATGGGCAAGTCGACGCTCGCCCTCGACTTCTGCCGGGCCGCCTCGATCCACAACAACCTGACCAGCTGCTTCTTCAGCCTGGAGATGTCCAAGAGCGAGATCACCATGCGGCTGCTCTCCGCCGAGGCCAAGATCCCGCTCAACCACATCCGCAAGGGCCCGATGAGCGAGGACGACTGGGCCAAGCTGGTGCCCAAGATGGGTCAGGTCTCCGGGGCGCCGATGTTCATCGACGACAGCCCCAACATGACGATGATGGAGATCCGTGCCAAGGCCCGGCGGCTCAAGCAGCGCCACGACCTCAAGCTGATCGTCATCGACTACCTCCAGCTGATGAGCTCGGGCAAGAAGGTCGAGTCCCGTCAGGTCGAGGTCTCGGAGTTCTCCCGGCAGATCAAGCTGCTGGCCAAGGAGCTCGACGTGCCCGTCATCGCGCTCTCGCAGCTCAACCGTGGTCCCGAGCAGCGCGCCGACAAGCGTCCGATGATGTCCGACCTGCGCGAGTCCGGCTCGATCGAGCAGGACGCCGACATCGTGATGCTGCTGCACCGCGAGGACGCCTACGAGAAGGAGTCCACCCGCGCCGGCGAGGCGGACATCATCGTGGCCAAGCACCGCAACGGCCCCACCCGCGACGTCGTGGTGTCCTTCCAGGGCCACTACTCGCGGTTCGTCGACATGGCCCACTGA
- a CDS encoding MATE family efflux transporter, with translation MTRVGREHDREILRLAVPAFLALVAEPMFLLADSAIVGHLGTPELAALGIASAVMGTLVSLCIFLAYGTTASVARQVGAGRTRAALTQGVDGLWLATGLGLLASLVTVPLTRPLVRLFGPGPLVEDQAVVYLRIALLGAVPLLLMLAATGVLRGLQDTRTPLLVAVAANGANVVLNLVLVYGVGAWEGLGLAGSAWGTLLAQLGAATALVWVVVRGARRTRATLRPDLAGIRAAGRAGVPLILRTLMLRASLLVMTYAAARLGDADLATMQLALTIWTFLAFTLDAVAIAAQAITGRYLGASDAAGARAVTRRMERWGWASGVVTGAALAALSPFLGGLFTSDPDVLELLVPVLLVAALAQPLAGIVFVLDGVLIGAGDAVYLAWAQLVTLALFAPVALAVGDRGLTWLWVAFGVLFMGGRAVTLLVRARGDAWLRLGA, from the coding sequence GTGACACGGGTGGGCAGGGAGCACGACCGCGAGATCCTGCGGCTGGCCGTCCCCGCGTTCCTCGCCCTCGTCGCGGAGCCGATGTTCCTGCTCGCCGACAGCGCCATCGTGGGCCACCTCGGGACCCCCGAGCTCGCCGCCCTGGGGATCGCCTCGGCCGTGATGGGCACGCTGGTCAGCCTGTGCATCTTCCTGGCCTACGGCACCACCGCCTCGGTCGCCCGCCAGGTCGGCGCGGGCCGCACCCGCGCGGCGCTCACCCAGGGCGTCGACGGGCTGTGGCTGGCCACCGGCCTCGGGCTGCTCGCCAGCCTCGTCACGGTGCCGCTCACCCGACCGCTGGTGCGGCTCTTCGGTCCCGGGCCGCTGGTGGAGGACCAGGCCGTGGTCTACCTCCGGATCGCGCTCCTGGGCGCCGTGCCGCTGCTGCTGATGCTGGCGGCCACCGGCGTGCTGCGCGGCCTCCAGGACACCCGTACGCCGCTCCTGGTGGCCGTCGCGGCCAACGGGGCCAACGTCGTGCTCAACCTGGTGCTGGTCTACGGCGTCGGTGCCTGGGAGGGACTCGGGCTGGCGGGCTCGGCCTGGGGCACGCTGCTGGCCCAGCTCGGGGCCGCGACCGCCCTGGTCTGGGTCGTGGTGCGGGGCGCCCGGCGCACGCGGGCCACGCTGCGGCCCGACCTCGCCGGCATCCGAGCGGCCGGCCGGGCCGGCGTACCACTCATCCTGCGGACCCTGATGCTGCGCGCCTCCCTGCTGGTGATGACGTACGCCGCCGCGCGCCTGGGCGACGCCGACCTCGCCACCATGCAGCTCGCGCTGACGATCTGGACCTTCCTGGCCTTCACCCTCGACGCCGTCGCGATCGCGGCCCAGGCCATCACCGGCCGCTACCTGGGCGCGAGCGACGCGGCCGGTGCCCGGGCCGTCACCCGGCGGATGGAGCGCTGGGGCTGGGCGAGCGGCGTGGTGACCGGGGCCGCGCTGGCCGCGCTGTCGCCGTTCCTGGGCGGGCTGTTCACCAGCGACCCGGACGTCCTGGAGCTGCTCGTCCCGGTGCTGCTGGTCGCCGCCCTCGCGCAGCCGCTCGCCGGGATCGTCTTCGTCCTCGACGGCGTGCTGATCGGGGCCGGCGACGCGGTCTACCTGGCGTGGGCCCAGCTCGTCACCCTGGCGCTGTTCGCCCCGGTCGCGCTCGCGGTCGGCGACCGTGGGCTGACGTGGCTCTGGGTCGCCTTCGGGGTGCTGTTCATGGGCGGCCGCGCCGTCACGCTGCTGGTCCGCGCCCGCGGCGACGCCTGGCTGCGCCTCGGCGCCTGA
- a CDS encoding patatin-like phospholipase family protein codes for MPRTALVLGGGGVTGIAWELGLLHGLAEAGVDLTTADLVVGTSAGSVVGAQVTTQATSGRTLADLYAGQLRPATGELAADLGLGTLLRMAPAMLLPGSGRTKRRRVAAMAVRAHPPAGPGEAEPRVEVIRGRLRTADGDLDWPDRDLVVTAVATDTGELVRFTRESGADLTRAVAASCAVPLVWPPVEVQGRLHVDGGVRSTANADLAAGADRVVVLAPIPRALSRATSVAAQLEHVAPERSVVVSPDEAARADIGRNVLDPAKRADAARAGLRQAAAEAARVAEVWGR; via the coding sequence ATGCCCAGGACCGCGCTCGTGCTCGGCGGTGGCGGCGTCACCGGCATCGCCTGGGAGCTCGGCCTGCTCCACGGCCTGGCCGAGGCGGGCGTCGACCTGACCACCGCCGACCTCGTCGTGGGCACGTCCGCGGGCTCGGTGGTGGGCGCCCAGGTGACGACGCAGGCCACGAGCGGGCGCACCCTCGCCGACCTGTACGCCGGCCAGCTGCGTCCCGCCACCGGGGAGCTGGCCGCCGACCTGGGGCTCGGGACGCTGCTGCGGATGGCTCCCGCCATGCTGCTGCCCGGCAGCGGCCGGACCAAGCGGCGTCGGGTCGCCGCGATGGCGGTCCGGGCGCACCCGCCGGCGGGCCCGGGGGAGGCCGAGCCGCGCGTCGAGGTGATCCGCGGCCGGCTGCGCACCGCCGACGGCGACCTCGACTGGCCCGACCGCGACCTCGTGGTCACCGCCGTCGCCACCGACACCGGCGAGCTGGTGCGCTTCACCCGCGAGTCCGGGGCCGACCTGACCCGGGCCGTCGCGGCGAGCTGCGCCGTACCCCTGGTCTGGCCGCCCGTCGAGGTGCAGGGTCGCCTCCACGTCGACGGCGGGGTCCGCTCGACCGCCAACGCCGACCTCGCCGCCGGCGCCGACCGGGTCGTGGTGCTGGCCCCGATCCCGCGGGCGCTGAGCCGGGCCACGTCGGTCGCGGCGCAGCTGGAGCACGTCGCGCCGGAGCGCAGCGTCGTGGTCAGCCCCGACGAGGCGGCGCGGGCCGACATCGGTCGCAACGTGCTCGACCCGGCCAAGCGGGCCGACGCGGCCCGGGCCGG
- a CDS encoding asparaginase, with the protein MTTSRRIVLVGTGGTIASRSVEGAVVARVPAAELLAGADLAGLSSEVTVAALDHGTSPSFALSLDQVAEVALLVLDELGRGADGVVVTHGTDSMEETVLLLDLLHTGDQPVVVTGAQRPFDDPDPDGPRNLGDAVRVAASEEARGHGALLVFDGAAWPAVGVRKVHTSDLHAFEAPAGPRLRLDGVGLTVAAVPGTRGSLPAAAEAVRRSGLAPVDVVATVPGSDGAALAALLDRGTRGIVLQGLGIGNTAPGDTEQVRRAVAAGVPVLLTSRVAHGAVRAVYGGGGGVDLLAAGAVLAGDQTTWQARVLLAAALAVAPDDPTALVRGWLETRTNPSHPSTHEEHA; encoded by the coding sequence ATGACCACCTCGCGCAGGATCGTGCTCGTCGGCACCGGCGGCACCATCGCCAGCCGGTCGGTCGAGGGAGCCGTGGTGGCGCGCGTGCCGGCCGCCGAGCTGCTGGCGGGGGCCGACCTCGCCGGGCTGTCGTCGGAGGTCACGGTCGCGGCGCTGGACCACGGCACCAGCCCCAGCTTCGCGCTCTCGCTCGACCAGGTCGCCGAGGTGGCGCTGCTGGTCCTCGACGAGCTCGGTCGCGGCGCGGACGGGGTGGTGGTCACCCACGGCACCGACTCGATGGAGGAGACCGTCCTCCTGCTCGACCTGCTGCACACCGGCGACCAGCCGGTGGTGGTCACCGGCGCCCAGCGGCCCTTCGACGACCCCGACCCCGACGGTCCTCGCAACCTGGGCGACGCCGTGCGGGTGGCCGCGTCCGAGGAGGCCCGAGGCCACGGCGCGCTGCTCGTCTTCGACGGTGCCGCCTGGCCCGCGGTCGGGGTGCGCAAGGTGCACACCAGCGACCTGCACGCGTTCGAGGCACCGGCAGGTCCGCGGCTGCGCCTCGACGGCGTCGGCCTGACGGTGGCGGCCGTCCCGGGGACGCGGGGGAGCCTGCCCGCTGCCGCCGAGGCCGTACGCCGGAGCGGGCTCGCCCCCGTCGACGTCGTCGCCACCGTCCCCGGCAGCGACGGCGCCGCCCTGGCCGCGCTGCTCGACCGGGGCACCCGCGGGATCGTGCTGCAGGGCCTGGGCATCGGCAACACCGCGCCCGGCGACACCGAGCAGGTGCGTCGCGCGGTCGCGGCCGGCGTGCCGGTGCTCCTCACCAGCCGCGTCGCCCACGGCGCGGTCCGCGCGGTCTACGGCGGCGGTGGCGGGGTCGACCTGCTCGCCGCGGGGGCGGTGCTCGCCGGCGACCAGACGACCTGGCAGGCCCGCGTCCTGCTCGCGGCGGCCCTCGCGGTCGCCCCCGACGACCCGACCGCGCTGGTGCGCGGCTGGCTCGAGACCCGCACGAACCCGTCCCACCCGTCCACCCACGAGGAGCACGCATGA
- a CDS encoding VOC family protein gives MALISSNGYAHVRLTVTDIERSKTFYDELFGWPKAIDSSASVDEPGVTEDPEQFYGGVVYQTPQGTLFGLRPVGATTFDSTTTGLDHVSFTVDSRDDLVAAAAAFDEAGIRHGEVIDLTDAGLAILSFQDPDDINIELTAPLA, from the coding sequence ATGGCACTCATCTCGAGCAACGGCTACGCCCACGTCCGACTCACCGTCACCGACATCGAGCGGTCGAAGACGTTCTACGACGAGCTCTTCGGCTGGCCGAAGGCGATCGACTCCTCCGCGTCGGTCGACGAGCCCGGCGTGACCGAGGACCCCGAGCAGTTCTACGGCGGCGTCGTCTACCAGACCCCGCAGGGCACGCTCTTCGGCCTGCGCCCGGTCGGGGCCACGACCTTCGACTCGACCACCACCGGCCTCGACCACGTCAGCTTCACCGTCGACTCCCGCGACGACCTCGTGGCCGCGGCGGCGGCGTTCGACGAGGCAGGCATCCGGCACGGCGAGGTCATCGACCTCACCGACGCCGGCCTGGCGATCCTGTCCTTCCAGGACCCCGACGACATCAACATCGAGCTCACCGCGCCCCTGGCCTGA
- a CDS encoding polysaccharide deacetylase family protein: protein MTKQIKVAFGTDVDAVGGWLGSYGGESSPDDISRGVFAGEVGVPRLLELFRRHDLRQTWFWPGHSVETFPEQFEACVAAGHEIGVHGYSHENPIAMSRQQESEVLDHCIELITDRSGKRPTGYVAPWWEFSTVTNELLLERGIKYDHSLMHRDFEPYYVRVGDSWTPIDYDAPSAHDWMKPLVRGEETDLVEIPANWYLDDLPPMMFIKTSPNSHGFVNPRDIEQMWADQFDWVHREMDYAAFTMTIHPDVSGRPQVLMALERLIAHINRHDGVEWVTFDEIADDFVRRTPRAG, encoded by the coding sequence ATGACCAAGCAGATCAAGGTCGCCTTCGGCACCGACGTCGACGCCGTCGGGGGGTGGCTCGGCTCGTACGGCGGGGAGAGCTCGCCCGACGACATCTCGCGCGGCGTCTTCGCCGGCGAGGTCGGGGTGCCCCGGCTGCTGGAGCTGTTCCGCCGCCACGACCTGCGCCAGACCTGGTTCTGGCCGGGCCACTCGGTGGAGACCTTCCCCGAGCAGTTCGAGGCCTGCGTGGCCGCCGGGCACGAGATCGGCGTCCACGGCTACTCCCACGAGAACCCGATCGCGATGTCGCGCCAGCAGGAGTCCGAGGTGCTCGACCACTGCATCGAGCTGATCACGGACCGGTCCGGGAAGCGCCCGACCGGCTACGTGGCCCCGTGGTGGGAGTTCAGCACCGTCACCAACGAGCTCCTGCTCGAGCGCGGCATCAAGTACGACCACTCCCTGATGCACCGCGACTTCGAGCCCTACTACGTGCGGGTGGGCGACTCCTGGACGCCCATCGACTACGACGCCCCGTCGGCGCACGACTGGATGAAGCCGCTGGTGCGTGGCGAGGAGACCGACCTGGTCGAGATCCCCGCCAACTGGTACCTCGACGACCTGCCGCCGATGATGTTCATCAAGACCAGCCCCAACAGCCACGGGTTCGTCAACCCCCGCGACATCGAGCAGATGTGGGCCGACCAGTTCGACTGGGTCCACCGCGAGATGGACTACGCCGCCTTCACCATGACGATCCACCCCGACGTGTCGGGCCGGCCGCAGGTGCTGATGGCGCTGGAGCGGCTGATCGCGCACATCAACCGCCACGACGGGGTCGAGTGGGTCACCTTCGACGAGATCGCCGACGACTTCGTGCGTCGTACGCCGCGGGCCGGCTGA
- a CDS encoding fused MFS/spermidine synthase, protein MTDETTPGRGRAPLAGWAAGSLVFGSSAAVLVVELVALRLLAPYLGLTLETNTLVIGVALAAIALGSWLGGRSADVVQPRRTLAPLLAVSGAAVAVTPFAVRAAGSLADGGLLLLVAGLTIIVPGALLSAVTPMVTKLVLTSLDETGSVVGRLSGIGTAGAIFGTVVTGFVLISTVPVTWIMVGLGAVLVVTAAVVEVGVRRRVPVVPAVVVLLAGLVGVLVPGGCDAETTYHCAQVSADPEREGGRLLVLDGLRHSYVDLDDPTHLEFSYTQGLAGVVAGSYDAGEPLAAYHLGAGGLTFPRYLAATRPGSRSVVSEIDPGVVRVDTERLGVRTGPDLEVRVEDGRRGITRVGTDSRDLVVGDAFGGVSVPWHLTTTEAVEEVRRVLRPSGVYAANLIDYEPLAFARAELRTLRGVFDHVALAADPYTLSGRGGGNLLAIASDSPLDLAGIEAGFEEQDLPWDVVDGDALSAWIGDARVLTDDDAPVDQLLTPYA, encoded by the coding sequence GTGACCGACGAGACCACGCCCGGCCGCGGCCGCGCCCCGCTGGCCGGCTGGGCGGCAGGGTCGTTGGTCTTCGGGTCGTCGGCGGCGGTCCTCGTCGTCGAGCTGGTGGCGCTGCGGCTGCTGGCGCCGTACCTCGGGCTGACCCTGGAGACCAACACCCTGGTGATCGGGGTGGCGCTGGCGGCCATCGCGCTGGGGTCCTGGCTCGGCGGCCGGTCCGCCGACGTGGTGCAGCCGCGGCGCACCCTCGCGCCGCTGCTCGCCGTGTCCGGGGCGGCCGTGGCGGTGACGCCGTTCGCGGTGCGGGCGGCAGGGTCGCTGGCCGACGGCGGCCTGCTGCTGCTGGTCGCCGGGCTGACGATCATCGTGCCCGGCGCGCTGCTCTCGGCGGTGACGCCGATGGTGACCAAGCTCGTGCTGACCTCGCTGGACGAGACCGGCAGCGTGGTCGGCCGGCTGTCGGGCATCGGCACGGCCGGCGCGATCTTCGGCACCGTCGTCACCGGGTTCGTGCTGATCTCGACGGTGCCCGTCACCTGGATCATGGTCGGTCTCGGCGCCGTGCTGGTGGTCACCGCGGCCGTCGTCGAGGTGGGCGTACGCCGCCGTGTGCCGGTGGTGCCCGCGGTCGTGGTGCTGCTCGCCGGCCTGGTCGGCGTGCTGGTGCCCGGGGGCTGCGACGCCGAGACGACCTACCACTGCGCCCAGGTGAGCGCCGACCCCGAGCGCGAGGGCGGTCGGCTGCTCGTGCTCGACGGGCTGCGGCACTCCTACGTCGACCTCGACGACCCCACGCACCTGGAGTTCAGCTACACCCAGGGCCTGGCCGGGGTCGTGGCCGGGTCCTACGACGCGGGCGAGCCGCTGGCGGCGTACCACCTCGGCGCGGGCGGCCTCACCTTCCCGCGCTACCTCGCCGCCACCCGCCCCGGCAGCCGCAGCGTGGTCTCCGAGATCGACCCGGGCGTGGTCCGGGTGGACACCGAGCGGCTGGGGGTGCGGACCGGCCCCGACCTCGAGGTGCGCGTCGAGGACGGGCGCCGCGGGATCACCCGCGTCGGCACCGACTCGCGGGACCTGGTCGTCGGCGACGCGTTCGGCGGCGTCAGCGTGCCGTGGCACCTCACCACGACCGAGGCCGTCGAGGAGGTGCGGCGCGTGCTCCGGCCCTCCGGCGTGTACGCCGCCAACCTCATCGACTACGAGCCGCTGGCCTTCGCCCGCGCCGAGCTGCGGACGCTGCGCGGGGTGTTCGACCACGTCGCGCTGGCCGCCGACCCCTACACGCTCTCGGGCCGCGGCGGCGGCAACCTGCTGGCGATCGCGTCCGACTCGCCCCTCGACCTGGCAGGCATCGAGGCCGGCTTCGAGGAGCAGGACCTGCCCTGGGACGTCGTCGACGGCGACGCGCTGAGTGCCTGGATCGGCGACGCCCGGGTGCTCACCGACGACGACGCGCCGGTCGACCAGCTGCTCACGCCGTACGCCTGA